Proteins found in one Paenibacillus sp. FSL R10-2782 genomic segment:
- the ybaK gene encoding Cys-tRNA(Pro) deacylase: MSASKTNAMRILDGQNVSYKILSYDHQDGKIDGMNVAEKIGKAPEAVFKTLVAHSKQHLFVFVIPVHKELDLKKAAKSAGEKKIEMLPVKELQKHTGYIRGGCSPIGMKKLYPTFIDQPAVKLETIVVSAGKIGTQLELSPKDLVQLMDAQFADLAQKA; encoded by the coding sequence ATGAGTGCGAGTAAAACAAACGCGATGCGAATATTGGATGGACAGAATGTAAGCTACAAAATTCTGAGTTATGATCATCAGGATGGAAAAATAGATGGTATGAATGTAGCCGAGAAAATCGGAAAAGCTCCGGAAGCTGTCTTCAAAACGTTGGTTGCACATAGCAAACAACATCTGTTTGTTTTTGTGATTCCTGTACATAAAGAGCTTGATCTCAAAAAGGCTGCCAAATCAGCGGGAGAAAAGAAAATCGAAATGCTTCCAGTCAAAGAGCTGCAAAAGCATACGGGCTATATCAGGGGTGGCTGCTCTCCTATAGGAATGAAAAAGCTCTATCCTACTTTTATTGACCAACCCGCAGTAAAGTTGGAAACCATTGTTGTGAGCGCCGGGAAAATTGGAACCCAACTTGAATTAAGTCCGAAGGATTTAGTTCAGCTCATGGATGCACAGTTTGCTGATCTGGCTCAGAAGGCATAA
- a CDS encoding ribosomal protein L7/L12: METMEFIALIALIISIILLIKVYSLQARLNDLKADIERLENHSGVSGISLSGTTATAPPHVLYTGISEDINERLLLLIREGKKIQAIKELRVAKDLSLKEAKDYVDDLERL, translated from the coding sequence GTGGAAACTATGGAATTTATAGCATTGATCGCGTTGATTATTTCCATCATACTTTTGATCAAAGTCTACAGCTTGCAAGCTCGGCTTAATGACCTGAAAGCCGATATAGAGCGCCTTGAGAATCATTCTGGAGTGTCGGGAATATCGCTGTCAGGCACAACTGCTACCGCGCCACCACATGTGCTATACACAGGAATTTCGGAGGATATCAATGAAAGGCTGCTCCTGTTGATTAGAGAAGGCAAAAAGATTCAGGCGATAAAAGAGCTAAGAGTAGCTAAAGACCTCTCTTTAAAGGAAGCAAAGGACTATGTAGATGATCTGGAACGACTCTAA
- a CDS encoding HAMP domain-containing sensor histidine kinase: MNIKRKLMMRFVLQLATAEAFAFLIAAVTFFWAYQRLVDIRLSNDFASTGLEQLVASSEIGKDGIHFDPLLLEQVKKNGGWLQSLDENGQVNQSYNTPQDVPKKYAPGEFVSYWTGTRSFPYALSLWVQEKDGRTFTLLYGQPNPMGTLLKTVSSQGTLSSNRKLILPHEVTARLKQLGGYIQLLDATGSELASYNRPTSAPTAYTLQELSLRTMYSERYGFHLSSEYMEETDRTWVISLPNAGGVATGNSWLPPEEERTILKSIVAMFSAIFLLFLLLSLWQAHRFGVPLLHMLSWLDALGKSVYQEPVDHRGIQRSRLGSGKWKRRYLIFADVMDSIDKLSCTLQRDQVLRQQTDSLREEWIAGITHDLKTPLVSIKGYAHLLAEPQYDWTAEEVRKFSGTMLEKSAHMDMLINDLAMSYRLKSGARPPESEEIELNSWLRETLEQVGTDPFYKEEAILFRPAPVDIFVKLYTPWLERVINNLTANALLHNPPETTLTVSVISSEGGKGFTIEFADNGRGMDENTVSRLFERYYRGTNTSTTPNGTGLGMAVSKGLIEAMGGQITVDTALGKGTVIRLIWHDVTANSES; encoded by the coding sequence ATGAATATTAAACGCAAGCTAATGATGCGATTCGTGCTTCAGTTGGCTACCGCTGAAGCTTTTGCGTTCCTGATTGCTGCTGTTACGTTCTTTTGGGCGTATCAGCGCTTGGTCGATATCCGTCTCTCCAATGATTTTGCCTCTACTGGATTAGAACAGCTTGTAGCGTCCTCCGAAATAGGCAAGGATGGCATACACTTTGATCCACTTTTGCTAGAGCAGGTCAAGAAAAACGGCGGCTGGCTGCAAAGTCTTGACGAAAACGGGCAGGTGAATCAGTCCTACAATACACCGCAAGATGTACCGAAGAAATATGCACCCGGCGAGTTCGTCTCTTATTGGACAGGTACCCGCTCCTTCCCCTATGCGCTTTCTCTTTGGGTTCAGGAGAAGGATGGTCGAACTTTCACACTGCTATATGGTCAGCCTAATCCTATGGGAACCCTATTAAAAACAGTAAGCAGTCAGGGAACATTGTCTTCGAATAGAAAGCTGATATTGCCCCATGAAGTCACTGCCCGTCTCAAGCAGCTTGGTGGCTACATACAGTTACTGGATGCAACCGGGTCGGAGCTTGCTTCCTACAATCGTCCAACATCTGCACCGACAGCCTATACTCTTCAGGAGCTTTCCCTTCGCACCATGTACAGTGAAAGATACGGCTTCCACCTTTCCTCCGAATATATGGAAGAAACGGATCGTACATGGGTCATTAGTCTTCCGAATGCTGGCGGTGTTGCTACAGGCAATAGCTGGCTTCCTCCTGAGGAAGAAAGAACGATACTAAAGTCCATAGTCGCCATGTTCTCAGCTATTTTTCTTTTATTCCTGCTTCTCTCACTGTGGCAGGCGCATCGCTTCGGAGTCCCGTTACTTCATATGCTCTCCTGGCTCGATGCACTCGGTAAATCCGTATATCAAGAGCCTGTTGATCATAGAGGCATTCAACGCAGCCGGTTGGGTTCAGGCAAATGGAAGCGACGTTACCTCATTTTTGCGGATGTGATGGATTCTATTGATAAGCTCTCATGTACGCTGCAAAGAGATCAGGTACTGCGTCAGCAAACCGATAGTCTCAGAGAGGAATGGATTGCCGGGATCACCCATGATCTGAAAACACCGCTCGTTTCCATCAAAGGTTACGCTCACTTACTGGCTGAGCCGCAATATGATTGGACCGCAGAAGAAGTTCGTAAATTTTCGGGTACAATGCTGGAAAAATCTGCGCACATGGATATGCTGATTAACGATCTTGCCATGAGTTATCGCTTAAAAAGTGGCGCCCGTCCCCCTGAATCTGAGGAAATTGAGTTGAATAGCTGGCTACGGGAAACGTTAGAGCAGGTAGGTACCGACCCTTTTTATAAGGAAGAAGCCATTTTGTTCCGGCCTGCTCCTGTCGACATCTTTGTTAAGCTATATACGCCTTGGCTAGAAAGGGTCATTAACAATTTGACTGCCAATGCTCTGCTTCATAATCCGCCTGAAACGACACTTACCGTCTCGGTTATATCCAGCGAAGGTGGTAAAGGGTTCACGATTGAATTTGCTGATAACGGTAGAGGAATGGATGAAAATACGGTAAGCCGATTATTTGAACGTTATTACCGGGGAACCAATACCTCTACTACGCCGAATGGGACAGGTCTTGGTATGGCTGTATCCAAAGGACTGATTGAAGCCATGGGAGGGCAAATTACGGTCGACACGGCTTTAGGGAAAGGCACGGTCATTCGCCTTATTTGGCATGACGTTACGGCTAACAGTGAAAGTTGA
- a CDS encoding response regulator transcription factor, protein MNNAAILLVDDEQSILELLLTVLHKEGYTNVDTVMTGEAAITACEGKIYDLIILDVMLPGRSGIEICPFLRQTTDAPILFLTARESDFDKLTGFAVGGDDYITKPFNPLEVVARIRSQLRRYLTINNTTKESGSAQPSSKMNAIYDYGHFQIDETAGELRVEQTVVACPALVFQLLLFLCKNPNRIFSKSELYEAVWGEEALSDDNTVMVHIHRIRERIEPDPANPSFIVNVRGLGYKLVQAKIGSSQRL, encoded by the coding sequence ATGAACAATGCGGCAATTTTACTTGTCGACGACGAGCAATCTATTCTTGAACTCTTGCTGACCGTCCTACATAAGGAAGGCTACACAAATGTCGATACAGTAATGACCGGTGAAGCGGCCATTACTGCCTGTGAAGGGAAAATCTACGATTTGATCATATTAGATGTCATGTTGCCAGGACGCAGTGGAATCGAAATATGTCCGTTTCTCCGTCAAACGACGGATGCACCCATCTTGTTTTTAACCGCTCGGGAATCTGATTTTGATAAGCTGACTGGGTTCGCTGTTGGCGGCGATGATTACATTACCAAACCGTTTAATCCGTTAGAGGTTGTCGCACGCATACGTTCACAACTACGGCGTTACTTGACCATTAATAATACAACCAAAGAATCTGGATCTGCACAGCCCTCCAGCAAAATGAACGCCATTTATGACTATGGACATTTTCAGATCGATGAAACAGCCGGCGAGCTTCGTGTTGAGCAAACAGTCGTAGCCTGTCCTGCGCTAGTCTTCCAATTATTGCTTTTCTTATGCAAAAACCCCAATCGAATTTTCAGCAAAAGCGAGCTATATGAAGCCGTCTGGGGAGAAGAAGCATTAAGCGATGACAATACCGTCATGGTACATATTCATCGCATCCGGGAACGAATTGAACCTGATCCTGCCAATCCAAGCTTTATCGTAAATGTTAGAGGACTTGGCTATAAGCTCGTACAAGCGAAAATAGGGAGTTCCCAACGATTATGA
- a CDS encoding peptidoglycan DD-metalloendopeptidase family protein: MKKATRKNRIEIFHYGKMVLVASAFAAFITACGGGGSSEVAKDIPNETTNTKDQTVKPEEVPEKLLEGKYAEVYDQFSNEFKQRLSEDDFEKLAPDSLKGADSFKQASVMKLNGSEQRSWISDSGKIGLITVFDEKGTILGLQAKKLSPSPETDNRLTKFKYDWPLKGEWFVTWGGTNALVNYHYEYESQRYAYDLIQKKDGYSYKGDQLKNTSYYAFGQPILAPASGTVVSVVNNIPDNEPVGVMNEKVPAGNEVVIDHGGEYSVLAHMKKGSVKVKVGDKVKSGDEIGLLGNSGNSSEAHLHFQVSDGADLFKSRSININWKNRIAPVQGETITAE; the protein is encoded by the coding sequence GTGAAGAAGGCAACTAGAAAGAACAGGATAGAAATCTTCCACTATGGCAAAATGGTACTGGTGGCAAGTGCGTTTGCTGCTTTTATAACGGCATGCGGAGGAGGAGGGAGCTCGGAAGTGGCCAAAGACATACCGAATGAAACAACAAATACAAAGGACCAAACGGTAAAGCCCGAGGAGGTACCGGAAAAGCTGCTTGAGGGCAAGTATGCGGAGGTTTATGACCAATTCAGCAATGAGTTTAAACAACGACTGAGCGAAGATGATTTTGAAAAATTGGCTCCTGACTCTCTAAAAGGTGCTGATTCATTTAAGCAGGCGTCAGTCATGAAACTCAATGGCAGCGAACAACGTTCATGGATAAGCGACTCAGGGAAAATAGGGCTGATCACTGTTTTTGATGAGAAAGGAACTATATTGGGGCTTCAAGCCAAGAAACTTTCCCCTTCGCCGGAAACAGACAATCGCCTGACCAAATTCAAATACGATTGGCCATTGAAGGGGGAATGGTTTGTTACCTGGGGGGGAACCAATGCGCTTGTGAATTACCACTATGAATATGAAAGCCAGCGATATGCCTATGACCTTATACAGAAAAAAGATGGCTATTCCTATAAAGGTGATCAGCTGAAAAATACAAGCTATTATGCTTTCGGCCAACCGATTCTTGCGCCGGCAAGCGGAACCGTGGTCTCGGTTGTAAATAACATTCCTGATAACGAACCTGTCGGCGTGATGAACGAGAAGGTGCCTGCCGGGAATGAAGTTGTGATTGACCATGGCGGGGAATATAGCGTGCTAGCTCATATGAAGAAAGGCTCTGTTAAAGTGAAGGTAGGAGATAAGGTGAAGAGTGGCGATGAAATCGGGCTACTTGGTAATTCAGGCAATTCCAGCGAAGCCCATCTTCATTTTCAGGTGTCAGACGGTGCAGATTTATTCAAGTCTCGTTCGATCAACATCAATTGGAAAAACCGGATTGCTCCTGTGCAGGGAGAGACAATAACAGCCGAGTAA
- the treC gene encoding alpha,alpha-phosphotrehalase, giving the protein MQSINKALIHQDTDWWRKSVVYQVYPKSFNDTTGNGTGDIRGLTQRLDYLYELGVDIIWLQPVYVSPQRDNGYDVADYCRINPDFGTMKDFEELSQEIQARGMHLMIDIVVNHSSTEHVWFQEARQSRDNPYRDYYIWHDPAPDGGPPNNWKSKFGGPAWQYDQTTDQYFLTLFDKTQADLNWENPKVRQEVVKLLEFWAEKGVSGFRLDVINLISKDQRFLSDDRSTAPGDGRKYYTDGPRVHEYIHELYEKVFQKYNNVTVGEMSSTSLEHCIRYSNPEKKELSMTFNFHHLKVDYPKGQKWELMPYDFEMLKSLFSEWQMGMQQGGGWSALFFNNHDQPRAISRFLDDSVYHAESAKLLATTLHGLQGTPYIFQGEEIGMANPKWSDIEEFRDVESLNMYRILQEQGKSAEEALNMIRERSRDNSRTPMQWDDSPNAGFTSGTPWIKIDERYPQINVQAQLKDPNSIYHHYQKLIRLRKTVQVITDGNYQRLDEAHPQIYAYQRSNEKETMIVISNFSGQEAKFQIPDSCYLQLKDQALVSAELLIGNTEQALELKQSITLSPYASYMWLVHRRSL; this is encoded by the coding sequence ATGCAATCGATAAACAAAGCTTTGATTCATCAAGATACGGACTGGTGGCGCAAATCGGTGGTCTATCAGGTTTATCCCAAAAGCTTTAATGATACAACAGGTAATGGAACAGGTGATATACGAGGATTAACACAAAGGCTGGATTATTTATATGAACTGGGCGTTGATATTATCTGGTTACAGCCGGTATATGTCTCCCCGCAGCGTGATAACGGGTATGATGTAGCCGATTATTGCAGGATCAACCCCGATTTTGGAACTATGAAGGACTTCGAGGAATTGAGTCAGGAGATCCAAGCACGTGGAATGCATCTGATGATAGATATTGTAGTAAATCATTCTTCGACAGAACATGTCTGGTTTCAGGAGGCACGACAATCAAGGGATAATCCATACAGGGACTATTACATTTGGCATGATCCTGCACCCGATGGTGGGCCCCCTAACAACTGGAAGTCTAAATTCGGTGGACCCGCTTGGCAGTATGATCAAACAACAGATCAATATTTTCTAACCCTGTTTGACAAAACTCAGGCAGATCTAAACTGGGAAAATCCGAAAGTACGTCAGGAAGTCGTAAAACTGCTGGAGTTTTGGGCTGAAAAGGGAGTCAGCGGATTTCGGCTGGATGTGATTAATTTAATTTCCAAAGATCAGCGATTCCTGAGTGATGATCGCAGCACTGCTCCGGGCGATGGACGCAAGTACTATACGGACGGTCCGCGCGTACATGAGTACATTCACGAATTATATGAAAAAGTATTTCAAAAGTATAATAACGTGACTGTGGGCGAGATGTCCTCTACGTCGCTGGAGCACTGCATCCGTTACTCCAATCCAGAGAAAAAAGAATTGTCCATGACCTTCAATTTTCATCATTTGAAAGTAGATTATCCGAAGGGTCAAAAGTGGGAACTGATGCCCTATGATTTTGAAATGCTGAAAAGCCTATTCTCGGAATGGCAAATGGGCATGCAACAGGGTGGCGGCTGGAGTGCATTATTCTTTAACAACCATGATCAGCCACGAGCGATCTCCCGTTTTCTAGATGATAGCGTATACCATGCCGAAAGCGCTAAGCTGCTGGCTACCACACTACACGGACTTCAAGGAACGCCCTATATATTCCAAGGCGAAGAAATTGGTATGGCCAATCCGAAGTGGTCAGATATCGAAGAATTTCGAGATGTGGAATCTCTAAATATGTATCGTATTCTGCAAGAACAGGGTAAGAGTGCTGAAGAAGCATTAAATATGATCCGGGAGCGATCCCGCGATAATTCGAGGACGCCGATGCAATGGGATGATAGTCCAAATGCGGGGTTCACTTCAGGTACTCCCTGGATCAAGATAGATGAGCGTTATCCACAAATTAATGTGCAGGCCCAGTTAAAGGATCCGAACTCCATCTACCATCATTACCAAAAGCTGATCAGACTGCGCAAGACGGTGCAAGTCATTACCGATGGGAATTATCAGCGACTGGACGAGGCCCATCCTCAGATATATGCCTACCAACGCAGCAATGAAAAGGAGACTATGATCGTCATCTCTAATTTTAGCGGGCAGGAGGCCAAATTCCAAATACCTGATTCATGCTACTTACAACTAAAAGATCAGGCATTGGTTTCTGCTGAACTGTTAATTGGTAATACCGAACAAGCTCTTGAATTAAAGCAGTCTATCACTTTGTCCCCATATGCTTCCTATATGTGGCTCGTTCATAGACGCAGTTTATAG
- the treP gene encoding PTS system trehalose-specific EIIBC component, producing MSIERAQVERIIEAVGGKDNIEAATHCVTRLRFALYDDKQVDKDALDQNDLVKGQFSSQGQYQVIIGPGLVDKVYDEMMAITGGNRASKDDVEDAASKKQNPIQRAIKSLADIFIPILPAIVTAGLLLGINNILTGQGIFFEGMSLVQVYPEWTDFAAIINTIASTAFTFLPALIGWSAVIRFGGSPLLGIVLGLILVHPNLLSAYSYADAVTKGTVPVWNLFGWEVNKIGYQGQVLPVLVSAYVLAQIEKFLNNRIADSFKLLLVAPITLLITGFLAFTVIGPVTFMIGNAITGGLVYVFAQAPALGGLIYGGLYALLVITGMHHTFLAVDVQLIGTQGGTFLWPMLALSNIAQGAGALAMMLVLKDQKGKGLAFTSSVSAFLGVTEPAIFGVNIRYKYPFMFGMIGSGIAGVLLTVNHVMASSIGVGGIPGFLSIFPMNWGVFFIGMAIVLILPFSLTLAYGKLLNKRQQKSDLTKEESPNANHSTSSFTNQNSPANIPAETKGTDHKTSALDVLEVMTPVRGRIVPLEQVPDPAFAERQMGQGIAVQPEEGKIFAPFSGKVIHIMMKSKHALILEHASGVQILVHVGVNTVSLKGEGFTMHVKTGQTVEQGQLLMEFDRDLIQESGYPVITPVIVPDGQEMIESVEELPGEANALQYISMKIHLKALSVDKNKSQT from the coding sequence ATGTCGATTGAAAGAGCACAGGTGGAACGAATTATAGAAGCCGTTGGCGGCAAAGATAATATTGAGGCAGCTACCCATTGTGTAACCCGTCTGAGGTTTGCCCTCTATGATGACAAACAGGTTGATAAAGATGCATTGGATCAAAATGATTTGGTCAAAGGCCAATTTTCCTCACAAGGACAGTATCAGGTCATCATTGGACCGGGTCTGGTTGATAAGGTGTATGACGAAATGATGGCAATTACAGGCGGCAACCGGGCTTCCAAAGATGATGTTGAAGATGCGGCCAGCAAGAAACAGAATCCTATTCAGCGTGCCATCAAGTCACTGGCAGATATTTTTATCCCTATATTGCCCGCGATTGTGACAGCAGGCTTACTGCTTGGCATTAACAATATTCTGACGGGTCAGGGGATTTTCTTCGAGGGAATGTCTCTGGTTCAGGTCTATCCTGAATGGACTGATTTTGCTGCTATTATTAATACGATCGCCAGCACTGCATTTACGTTCTTGCCCGCCTTGATCGGATGGTCGGCAGTTATCCGATTTGGTGGCAGCCCATTACTCGGGATTGTACTTGGTCTGATTCTGGTTCATCCAAACCTGCTGAGCGCTTACAGTTATGCAGATGCAGTGACTAAGGGAACGGTTCCGGTATGGAATCTGTTTGGCTGGGAAGTGAACAAGATTGGTTATCAAGGACAGGTTCTGCCGGTTCTTGTATCCGCTTACGTGTTGGCACAAATTGAGAAATTCTTGAACAACAGAATAGCTGATTCATTTAAGCTGTTACTGGTCGCGCCGATTACATTATTAATTACGGGATTTCTTGCATTTACGGTTATCGGACCGGTTACTTTTATGATCGGTAATGCAATTACGGGTGGACTTGTATACGTTTTCGCTCAAGCTCCTGCGCTGGGAGGGCTGATTTATGGAGGTCTTTACGCGCTGCTCGTCATCACGGGAATGCACCATACTTTCTTGGCCGTAGACGTACAATTAATTGGAACACAGGGCGGGACCTTCCTATGGCCAATGCTGGCGCTTTCCAACATTGCTCAAGGTGCTGGTGCATTGGCTATGATGCTGGTATTAAAGGATCAGAAGGGCAAAGGGCTGGCCTTTACTTCATCCGTGTCTGCTTTTCTGGGTGTAACGGAACCGGCGATCTTTGGGGTAAACATCCGTTATAAATATCCATTTATGTTCGGAATGATTGGTTCAGGTATTGCGGGTGTATTGCTAACGGTGAATCATGTTATGGCTTCTTCAATCGGTGTTGGGGGTATTCCAGGTTTCCTGTCTATTTTTCCTATGAACTGGGGCGTGTTCTTCATTGGAATGGCAATCGTGTTAATTCTGCCGTTCAGCTTAACTTTAGCGTATGGAAAATTATTAAATAAGCGCCAGCAAAAATCAGATCTTACTAAGGAAGAGTCGCCAAATGCTAATCATTCAACTTCTTCATTCACAAATCAGAACAGTCCAGCTAACATACCTGCCGAGACAAAAGGCACTGACCATAAGACTTCCGCGCTCGATGTACTTGAAGTCATGACTCCGGTTCGGGGACGTATTGTGCCTCTGGAACAGGTTCCTGATCCGGCTTTTGCCGAGCGTCAGATGGGACAGGGAATTGCGGTGCAACCGGAGGAGGGTAAAATTTTTGCCCCTTTCAGCGGAAAGGTCATCCATATTATGATGAAGAGCAAGCATGCCCTGATTCTGGAACATGCGTCAGGTGTACAGATTCTGGTACATGTGGGCGTTAACACCGTGTCGCTGAAGGGTGAAGGTTTCACTATGCATGTGAAGACAGGTCAAACTGTTGAACAGGGACAATTGCTGATGGAATTCGACCGTGATCTAATCCAGGAATCCGGATACCCGGTTATTACACCAGTAATTGTTCCGGATGGTCAGGAAATGATTGAGTCCGTTGAAGAACTGCCAGGTGAGGCGAACGCTTTGCAATATATCTCTATGAAAATTCACTTAAAGGCTTTATCTGTAGACAAGAATAAATCACAAACTTAA
- the treR gene encoding trehalose operon repressor, whose protein sequence is MTTNIFLQIYQDYLERIRAGELASGTKIPSENELAREYNTSRETVRKALHLLAQNGYIHKIKAKGSFVLDIGRMDFPVGGLVSFKEMSERIGRKSRTIVHENRLIPASEEIIGHLELDKHRHLVWEVIRAREIEDESVILDKDYFRSDIVPVLTKEISSGSIYEYLENELHLQISYAKKVVSVEEASEEDHKLMDLNDYIHVVVVRNYVYLEDTTLFQYTESRHRLDKFQFVNFARRAHGEEKKSDLSRNPVF, encoded by the coding sequence TTGACAACGAATATTTTTCTGCAAATTTATCAGGATTATTTGGAACGAATCCGGGCAGGTGAATTAGCCTCAGGCACGAAGATACCCTCTGAAAATGAGCTGGCCAGGGAATATAATACTTCCCGTGAGACCGTACGTAAGGCACTTCACTTGCTTGCGCAAAATGGGTATATCCATAAAATAAAAGCTAAAGGTTCCTTTGTACTGGATATCGGGCGTATGGATTTTCCAGTTGGCGGATTGGTCAGCTTCAAAGAGATGTCCGAACGAATCGGGCGTAAATCACGGACGATTGTGCATGAGAATCGCCTGATTCCGGCTTCAGAAGAAATAATCGGTCATCTTGAACTCGACAAGCATAGGCATCTTGTCTGGGAAGTGATTCGCGCGCGTGAGATTGAAGACGAATCCGTTATTTTGGATAAAGATTATTTTCGATCAGACATTGTGCCTGTGCTTACCAAGGAGATTAGCAGCGGATCCATTTATGAATATCTGGAGAATGAGCTTCATCTTCAAATCAGTTATGCCAAAAAAGTAGTGTCCGTAGAAGAGGCAAGCGAAGAAGATCATAAGTTGATGGATCTCAACGACTATATTCACGTGGTAGTAGTGCGCAATTATGTCTATCTGGAAGATACCACCTTGTTCCAGTACACCGAGTCAAGGCATCGGCTGGACAAATTCCAATTTGTCAACTTTGCCAGACGTGCTCACGGGGAAGAGAAAAAATCGGATCTATCCAGAAACCCTGTCTTTTGA
- a CDS encoding glycoside hydrolase family 1 protein produces the protein MSTQFPKDFLWGGAVAANQLEGAYQEDGKGWSIQDVTPRGGWGPVTDVPTEDNMKLIGIDFYHKYKEDIKLFAEMGFKVFRTSIAWSRIFPKGDELEPNEQGLQFYDDLFDELHKYGIEPLVTLSHYETPLHLSREYDGWVNRKLVDFYERYATTVFNRYKNKVKYWLTFNEINSILEAPFMSGGISTPKDQLTKQDLYQAIHHELVASARAVKIGHQINPDFKIGCMVLSMPTYPLTPNPDDVIAAMEFDHRNMAFADIHARGQYPGYMKRFFRENGISIHFEPGDAEDLKHTVDFISFSYYMSTCETADEAKKTKGEGNILGGVSNPHLEASEWGWQIDPQGLRYVLNTFYDRFQKPLFIVENGLGAVDELITNEKGEKTVEDDYRINYLNDHLVQVGEAIDDGVEVMGYTSWGCIDVVSASTAQLKKRYGYIYVDRHDDGSGTLERYRKKSFHWYKDIISTNGASLRRK, from the coding sequence ATGAGTACACAGTTTCCAAAAGATTTCCTGTGGGGCGGCGCAGTTGCTGCTAACCAGCTCGAAGGCGCTTATCAAGAAGATGGAAAAGGCTGGTCTATTCAGGATGTAACCCCTCGTGGTGGTTGGGGACCTGTTACGGATGTGCCGACAGAAGATAATATGAAGTTGATCGGTATTGATTTCTATCACAAATATAAAGAAGATATCAAACTTTTTGCAGAAATGGGCTTCAAAGTGTTCCGGACTTCCATCGCCTGGTCACGCATTTTTCCTAAAGGCGACGAGCTGGAACCCAACGAACAAGGTCTGCAATTTTATGATGATTTGTTCGATGAGCTTCATAAATATGGAATTGAACCGCTCGTTACATTATCTCACTATGAAACACCATTACATCTGTCCAGAGAATACGACGGTTGGGTAAACCGCAAGCTTGTTGATTTTTATGAGCGCTATGCTACAACGGTATTTAACCGTTACAAAAATAAAGTAAAATACTGGTTGACATTTAATGAAATCAACTCCATTCTTGAAGCTCCATTCATGAGTGGCGGGATTAGCACGCCAAAGGATCAGCTTACTAAGCAAGATCTTTATCAAGCCATTCACCATGAGCTTGTGGCGAGTGCAAGAGCGGTAAAAATCGGTCACCAGATCAATCCTGATTTCAAAATCGGCTGTATGGTGCTGAGTATGCCTACTTATCCGCTGACACCTAATCCAGACGATGTGATCGCTGCGATGGAGTTTGATCACAGAAATATGGCCTTTGCAGATATTCATGCCAGAGGTCAATACCCAGGCTACATGAAACGTTTCTTTAGAGAAAACGGAATCTCTATTCATTTTGAACCAGGAGATGCCGAAGATTTGAAGCATACCGTTGATTTTATCTCGTTCAGCTATTACATGAGCACTTGTGAAACGGCTGACGAAGCCAAGAAAACGAAAGGTGAAGGCAACATCCTCGGTGGTGTCAGCAATCCGCATCTTGAGGCAAGCGAGTGGGGCTGGCAAATTGATCCTCAAGGTTTGCGTTATGTACTGAACACATTCTATGACCGCTTCCAAAAACCACTATTCATAGTTGAAAATGGTTTGGGCGCCGTTGACGAGCTTATCACCAATGAAAAAGGCGAAAAAACCGTTGAAGATGACTATCGGATCAACTATCTGAATGATCATCTGGTTCAAGTTGGCGAAGCTATTGACGACGGAGTAGAAGTTATGGGCTATACGTCTTGGGGTTGCATCGACGTTGTTAGTGCATCCACAGCTCAGCTTAAAAAACGTTATGGCTACATTTATGTAGATCGTCATGATGATGGAAGCGGCACACTTGAAAGATATCGGAAGAAATCGTTCCATTGGTACAAAGATATTATTTCGACCAATGGTGCAAGCTTGCGACGGAAATAA